The genomic region AAGGCGGTTTTCCTCCACCATCTCTTCAATTATTTCAGGGGACATGGATTTGGCTGTGACTTCATAATATTTAAAAAGTACGGGCGACAGTGCCTTTTCAAGTTCTGCCCTGAACGGGCTTTGAATCATAGCCACTGCATATTGATGAAAGTAATTGTTGAACTTCGGCTCGGTTTCGTTATAATATTCCATTTCCTTTAAATAAAATTCATCCACGGTATTTAAAGTATAGCGCATATGGGCAATACTCTTTGCAGTGGTAAACTCCTCCACTGTTTTCAGTATTTTTTCCCGTGCTTTCAGCACTTCATCAACCGAACCGGCGTTTTTTATCTTCGCCAGATTTTCTTCCAGTTCGTCCTTTACAGCCTCCAAAGATACTCTTTCATACTTCAGTTCAGATACCTTCATAATATAACCCCATTTCCGTCATAATTTTTCCATAGAGTCATGCCGTTTACCGGTAAAGTTTGATACCTAATTATAACACACGACCGCGCAAAAAAACAGGACACCCGTCGGTTTGAAACCCGGACGGGCGCGGTTTTAACGCTTCTTGCGTCAGCTGCATTATTTAGGAAATTCCGGCAATGCAGGCCGCTTCATTCAAAAATATATCCGGCAAACATCGATCAGTCGATTTTTGTAAGCTTATAAAGTACAGCTCCGTGAGGGTTTACATTTGCACTCACGTAATCTGAGACAACACCCGTATCCTCATGCTTCCAGAGGTTTCTGACCTTATATGTCCCTCTGAGCCCAAGCCTTGAAAGACTTATGGAAGGATTCGTGAACGCGAATGAAATATTGAAAAACGCCACATATTTGCTTCCGTCAATGCCATTACTTGTCCAGACAATCGTATCACCGGTGCGCATAATCTGCCTTGCACCATAGGAATGTTTCAGAAGGCCCAGAACCTCATGGTTTGTAAGCAAGTTAAAAGTCCACTCGTCGTTATCGCGCAGTTCCCCTCCTATCATTAACGGGGAGCGGAAAATACACCATAACGTCATCATTGTTATTTGCTCGTCTTTCGTCAGGCGGCAGTACCTTGCATTCTGATCATACCCGGGCGTGTTTATGCAAATACGCCCTAAAGGCAGCATGTCACAGTCAGGCCAGCATCCTTCCCTTACATACGGGCTCCACTGATTGCATTTTTCAAACATCTCATAAATTTGTTCCCAGTTATCCCATACATCTTTCGAAATTCTCCACATATTGGCGTGTTTTGAAAGATGCTCAGCCTCTTCAATTACTGCAGGCCCGGGGGACAGGCTCAAAACCATTGGTCTTCCGCAGTTATCAATGGCACGGCGGATCATCTCAATCTCACGCTTCGCCGAATACGGGTTTGAGGGACTGAATTCGGTGTTGCATATGTCATCCACCTTGACGAAATCCACACCCCAGGCGGCATACAGTTCAAAAAGGGAATTATAGTATTCCTGCGCCCCTTCGGCATCCGGGTTCACACCATACATATCGGTATTCCACGGGCAAATGGAATAACTGTGGGCAATGTCTCTTGCTGTAACATTGGTGCCTTTAATTGGTGTTCCTGCGTGTACCGCCTGTCTCGGAACACCGCGCATGATATGTATACCGAATTTAAGACCAAGGCTGTGGATGTAATCGGCAATGGGTTTAAATCCCGCGCCATTTCTGGATGACGGGAAACGGTTTACGGCGGGTATCAGACGGGAATACTCATCCATTTCAAGGGGATAAAAATGATTGTACTCCGTGGATTTCGCCTTCGGTTCATACCACTGAATATCGCATACGATATACTCCCAGCCGTATCGTTTCAAATATTTGGCCATGTATTCGGCGTTCCCTATAAGCTGTTCTTCAGTAACCGATGCGCCATAGCAGTCCCAGCTGTTCCATCCCATCGGCGGCGTTAAGGCAACCTTGTTTTTGTCCATATAATTCCCCTTCCTTTTTATTTGAAATCAAAAAAGGAAGCACGGGAAGCTTTCTGCCGCTTTCCCGTGCCAGCCCTCTTTTAAACCCTGAACATGGACACGACATTCAGGAGTTTCTCGGTACTCTCCTTCACTTTTTTCGCCTGCTCCATTACTTCACTGGCTTTTGTGGCCACAATACCGGCTTCATTCGCCATGTCAGTCGTTTCGGCGGAACTTTCCGTAGCGGCTTCCGCCACATCATTAATTGCTTTCATTATACTATGTACCGATGAATACAGTTCCTCGGAAGTAGCACTGAAATCGGCCACCATCTCGTCTATCATGCGCGCATCGTTGTTATATTTTTCACCCGTCTCTACAAGCATATCATAGTCCTTTACCACTTTGTTCTCCAGAAAATCCAGAACCTTTTCAGAGCACTCAGAAAGGTTATATACCGATTCGACAACCTGTTTTGTTACCTGCTGTATTTCTGAAACAGTCTTCCTTGAATTTTCGGCAAGATTCCTTATTTCCCCGGCAACTACGGCAAAGCCTCTCCCCGCATCGCCGGCCTGAGCGGCTTCAATTGAAGCATTCAGAGCCAAAAGATTTGTACGCTGGGCAATTTCAAGAATTGCATCGGACAGAATGCCTATCCTTTCCACCGCTCTTGCTTTTTCAATGGCTTCCCTAAGCTTTGTGGCATTGTTCGTAAATAACTCCAGGGCACTTTTCTGGGAATTCATCGCGTTATCCATCAGCTCATTGGCCCGCCTGCTTACTTCATTTGCCGACATCGCACCTTCCTGTGCCTTGTTTGCAATCGAATCAATGGCTTTTTCTATTTCGGTCGCAGTGGCATTCATCTCTTCGGCCATTGCGGATGTTTCCTCCATTTTCGCAGACAATTCCTGAGTTATGGATGACATCACGTTAATCTGATCGGTCAGTTCGGACATGCTGTCACTTGCGGTAATAATAGCGTTATCCACGTTGTTGGCTTCCGAGATAACGTTTTTAATAATCTTCGACACGTCTTCGGTTATTTTCCTGAAGCCTCTTGCAAGATCCCCTATTTCATCACGCCTTTTGGCATATTTTTCTTTAACGCTTACGGTGAAATCGCCTTTTGACATTGTAATACAGCAATTTGTCAATTCAGTTATCGGTTTTGATATGCTTTTTCCAATCAGAAATGCCGTAACGGCCCCTGCGGCAAGAATAATAACCGATATGACAATGAAAGTGGTTCTGAGGTTGTCCACTTCTGCCATCATTTCGCTTTTGTCCACGGCCACTCCCACCGACCAGCCATATTCGGATATCGGTGCAAAACCTACCACTTTCGCAACGCCTTTATATTTATATTCCTCAAAACCCGTTTCTCCGTTCATCATTTTCCTTTGAACCTCATTGAAATTGTCAAACCCTAAATTATTGCCGCCGTCAGCGTTTTCCGGAGTTGCAGAAGTGACAGAGTCGACATTTTGCTCCGATGTTCCGGAGCCATTTCCTGCAGTTAAAAGACCTTTTCTCGCCGGCAGAAGAACCGAGGCTGTTGTCGAAGCATCAACCGTTCTTGTATCAATGATTTCCTTAAGCAGTTCGGTATCGGCATGGGCAATGGTCCTTCCCTGTTTATTTATAATAAACGCTTCGCCAGTATCACCGAACTTAATCTTTTGGGCAAACTCGCTAAGCTCCATCCCGTCCCTGACCGCCATAAGTACGCCTGAAACTTCACCGTCAATTACCACCGGTACTGCATAAGCCATGACTATTTTAGTCCGATCTTCATTAAACATGGGATCAGATACGGTACTTTCACCTGCCATTGCCGCTTTAAACAACTGGTGTTCCTTCATGTCCAGAATCTTACC from Thermoclostridium stercorarium subsp. stercorarium DSM 8532 harbors:
- a CDS encoding glycoside hydrolase family 27 protein, with product MDKNKVALTPPMGWNSWDCYGASVTEEQLIGNAEYMAKYLKRYGWEYIVCDIQWYEPKAKSTEYNHFYPLEMDEYSRLIPAVNRFPSSRNGAGFKPIADYIHSLGLKFGIHIMRGVPRQAVHAGTPIKGTNVTARDIAHSYSICPWNTDMYGVNPDAEGAQEYYNSLFELYAAWGVDFVKVDDICNTEFSPSNPYSAKREIEMIRRAIDNCGRPMVLSLSPGPAVIEEAEHLSKHANMWRISKDVWDNWEQIYEMFEKCNQWSPYVREGCWPDCDMLPLGRICINTPGYDQNARYCRLTKDEQITMMTLWCIFRSPLMIGGELRDNDEWTFNLLTNHEVLGLLKHSYGARQIMRTGDTIVWTSNGIDGSKYVAFFNISFAFTNPSISLSRLGLRGTYKVRNLWKHEDTGVVSDYVSANVNPHGAVLYKLTKID
- a CDS encoding methyl-accepting chemotaxis protein; this encodes MKSIGSRIIFSFGLLLLIVCVAFGTVSYFASSKSLIRVLGDTMPKYAMEASLTIRDSIQNHLNILSYMASSEEMRVLQDPNGDYSKAVAMLSKEKQRLGHESMLLINKNGIAVTDEGKILDMKEHQLFKAAMAGESTVSDPMFNEDRTKIVMAYAVPVVIDGEVSGVLMAVRDGMELSEFAQKIKFGDTGEAFIINKQGRTIAHADTELLKEIIDTRTVDASTTASVLLPARKGLLTAGNGSGTSEQNVDSVTSATPENADGGNNLGFDNFNEVQRKMMNGETGFEEYKYKGVAKVVGFAPISEYGWSVGVAVDKSEMMAEVDNLRTTFIVISVIILAAGAVTAFLIGKSISKPITELTNCCITMSKGDFTVSVKEKYAKRRDEIGDLARGFRKITEDVSKIIKNVISEANNVDNAIITASDSMSELTDQINVMSSITQELSAKMEETSAMAEEMNATATEIEKAIDSIANKAQEGAMSANEVSRRANELMDNAMNSQKSALELFTNNATKLREAIEKARAVERIGILSDAILEIAQRTNLLALNASIEAAQAGDAGRGFAVVAGEIRNLAENSRKTVSEIQQVTKQVVESVYNLSECSEKVLDFLENKVVKDYDMLVETGEKYNNDARMIDEMVADFSATSEELYSSVHSIMKAINDVAEAATESSAETTDMANEAGIVATKASEVMEQAKKVKESTEKLLNVVSMFRV